In one Gemmatimonadota bacterium genomic region, the following are encoded:
- a CDS encoding RNA polymerase sigma factor: protein MQPDVERELIRKCRSGEHRFFEPLVRAYEVAGLRLAVAMLGNIEDAEDVLQEAFLKAYSSLESFEDGKPFGPWFFQILRNRCRDQLRRRKARFARELLDEPDPATTIASDATHPERIRQKNAARELLWRGLGEISADHREVIVLKELQGFRYGEIGEMLGVPEGTVASRLFNARTALRDAIIRLGGRDT from the coding sequence TTGCAACCCGACGTCGAGCGCGAGCTGATCCGCAAGTGTCGCAGCGGCGAGCACCGCTTCTTCGAGCCGCTGGTGCGAGCGTACGAAGTGGCCGGACTGCGGCTCGCCGTGGCCATGCTCGGCAATATCGAGGATGCCGAAGACGTGCTTCAGGAGGCCTTCCTCAAGGCGTACTCTTCCCTCGAATCCTTCGAGGACGGGAAGCCGTTCGGACCCTGGTTCTTCCAGATTCTCCGCAATCGCTGCCGGGACCAGCTCAGACGCCGGAAGGCGAGATTCGCCCGCGAGCTCCTCGACGAACCCGATCCTGCCACGACGATCGCCAGCGATGCGACCCACCCGGAAAGGATTCGGCAGAAGAACGCGGCGCGCGAGCTGCTCTGGCGAGGTCTCGGCGAGATCTCGGCCGACCACCGCGAGGTCATCGTGCTCAAGGAACTCCAGGGTTTCCGCTACGGCGAGATCGGGGAGATGCTCGGCGTGCCGGAGGGCACCGTCGCCAGCCGGCTCTTCAATGCGCGAACTGCTCTCCGAGATGCTATAATAAGACTCGGTGGGAGAGACACCTGA
- a CDS encoding YbjQ family protein produces MILTTTEVIPGRRIRTTLGLVRGSSIRTRHIGTDIMAALRNIAGGEIPEYTKMLAVAREQAVDRMVEEAVMLGAEAVVTVRFQTSMVASGAAEMLVYGTAVTLE; encoded by the coding sequence ATGATTCTGACCACCACGGAGGTGATTCCCGGACGACGGATCAGGACGACGCTCGGACTCGTCCGGGGAAGCTCGATCCGCACCCGCCACATCGGTACCGACATCATGGCCGCCCTGCGAAACATCGCCGGGGGCGAGATACCCGAGTACACCAAAATGCTGGCCGTCGCTCGCGAACAGGCGGTGGACCGCATGGTGGAAGAGGCCGTCATGCTCGGAGCCGAGGCCGTGGTCACCGTGCGCTTCCAGACCTCGATGGTGGCCAGCGGCGCCGCCGAGATGCTGGTGTACGGAACCGCGGTGACGCTGGAGTAG
- a CDS encoding AAA family ATPase: MNGVAFRNPFRPGAGHTPPYLAGRKEERREFLKLLNQDVVLSNLVLTGLRGVGKTVLLDTFKPLTVHEGWLWVGADLSESATVDEERLATRILNDVALATSNFVYERREVRRLGFDREADLFEATLNHQTLQAVYEQAGGLVADRLKATLTFVWQALRASPNPPRGIVFAYDEAQNLADHARKDEYPLSVMLDVFQSIQRHGVPFLLVLTGLPTLFPKLVEARTYSERMFRVLFLSRLDPSDVREAITRPIQEDGCPIRFTEESVRQIEQHSGGYPYFIQFICHEAFDVFMSQITTGSKHPNVPIDAITAKLDGTFFAGRWSRVTDRQRDLLHVVSRLDDPEAEFTVQEIVELARKLSVKAFSPSHASQILAALIKSEIVFRNRRGKYSFAVPLLGSFIRRQYPVEQTEPIN; the protein is encoded by the coding sequence ATGAACGGCGTAGCGTTCCGAAATCCGTTCCGTCCCGGGGCCGGCCATACGCCCCCTTATCTCGCGGGCCGAAAGGAGGAGCGGCGGGAGTTTCTCAAGCTCCTGAACCAGGACGTCGTCCTCTCGAATCTCGTCCTCACCGGGCTCCGCGGTGTCGGGAAGACCGTGCTGCTAGACACCTTCAAGCCTTTGACGGTGCACGAAGGCTGGCTCTGGGTGGGCGCGGATCTTTCCGAGAGCGCGACCGTCGACGAAGAACGTCTGGCCACAAGGATTCTCAACGACGTCGCTTTGGCGACGTCCAACTTCGTCTACGAGAGGCGGGAGGTTCGACGTCTCGGTTTCGATCGCGAAGCGGACCTGTTCGAGGCCACCCTAAACCATCAGACGCTTCAAGCGGTTTACGAGCAGGCGGGCGGCCTGGTGGCTGATCGCCTGAAAGCCACGCTGACCTTCGTTTGGCAGGCTCTGCGGGCATCGCCGAACCCGCCTCGCGGCATCGTGTTCGCCTACGACGAAGCCCAGAACCTGGCCGACCATGCCAGGAAGGACGAATACCCGCTCTCGGTGATGCTGGACGTGTTCCAATCCATCCAGAGACACGGCGTGCCGTTTCTTCTCGTCCTGACAGGGCTGCCCACGCTCTTCCCGAAGCTGGTCGAGGCCAGAACCTACTCGGAGCGGATGTTTCGCGTGCTGTTCCTGAGTCGTCTGGATCCCTCCGACGTTCGAGAGGCGATTACGAGGCCGATTCAGGAGGACGGCTGCCCAATCCGGTTTACCGAAGAATCCGTTCGCCAGATTGAGCAGCACTCCGGCGGATACCCGTACTTCATCCAGTTCATCTGCCATGAGGCGTTCGATGTATTCATGTCACAGATCACTACAGGTTCCAAGCACCCGAATGTCCCGATCGATGCGATCACCGCGAAGCTGGACGGCACCTTCTTCGCGGGCCGATGGTCGAGGGTCACTGACCGGCAGCGCGACCTCCTGCACGTAGTTTCGAGACTGGACGACCCCGAGGCCGAGTTCACCGTTCAAGAGATCGTGGAGCTCGCACGGAAGCTGTCGGTGAAGGCGTTCAGCCCCAGTCATGCGAGCCAGATTCTCGCGGCACTCATCAAATCGGAGATCGTCTTCAGGAACCGGCGCGGGAAGTACTCGTTCGCGGTTCCTCTTCTCGGAAGCTTCATCAGGCGACAGTACCCGGTCGAACAGACCGAGCCGATCAACTAG